The Saccharothrix variisporea genome has a segment encoding these proteins:
- a CDS encoding Gfo/Idh/MocA family protein yields the protein MTVTHGTLAAGDGHVGARTLRTAVVGAGFMGRVHAESARRAGGRVVAVTASSPVGADAAAAAVGADRGYPDLAALLSDAQVDVLHVCAPNSAHAGIAEAALAAGVHVICEKPLATSVADATALVTASRGRIATVPFVYRFHPMVREMRARLKTGEAGIVSSVSGSYLQDWLAGESDHDWRVDPALGGPSRAFADIGSHWCDLVEFATGDRIARLSAQTVVVHERSGTATEDIATVQFTTARGVVGILVVSQVAAGRKNRLHLEVSGTEASFGFDQEDPERLWVGRRAGSTVLMRDPGTLSPGAARYARLPAGHAQGYQDCFDAFVADTYRAVLGEEPADGLPTFADGLRAVRITDAVLRSAAAGGAWTEVPA from the coding sequence ATGACTGTGACCCACGGAACACTGGCGGCCGGCGACGGCCACGTCGGTGCCCGCACGCTGCGGACGGCCGTGGTCGGCGCCGGGTTCATGGGCCGGGTGCACGCCGAGTCGGCGCGCCGCGCGGGCGGTCGGGTGGTCGCCGTGACGGCGAGCAGCCCGGTCGGCGCGGACGCCGCCGCCGCGGCCGTGGGCGCCGACCGGGGCTACCCCGACCTGGCGGCGCTGCTGTCCGACGCGCAGGTCGACGTGCTGCACGTGTGCGCCCCCAACAGCGCCCACGCCGGCATCGCCGAGGCCGCGCTGGCCGCCGGTGTCCACGTGATCTGCGAGAAGCCCCTGGCCACCTCCGTCGCCGACGCCACCGCGCTGGTGACCGCCTCCCGCGGTCGGATCGCCACCGTCCCGTTCGTCTACCGGTTCCACCCGATGGTGCGCGAGATGCGGGCGCGCCTCAAGACCGGCGAGGCGGGCATCGTCTCGTCCGTCAGCGGCAGCTACCTCCAGGACTGGCTGGCCGGGGAGTCCGACCACGACTGGCGGGTGGACCCGGCGCTGGGCGGGCCGTCGCGGGCGTTCGCCGACATCGGCTCGCACTGGTGCGACCTGGTGGAGTTCGCCACCGGCGACCGCATCGCCCGGCTGTCGGCGCAGACCGTCGTGGTCCACGAGCGCAGCGGCACCGCCACCGAGGACATCGCGACCGTCCAGTTCACCACCGCGCGGGGCGTGGTCGGCATCCTCGTCGTCTCCCAGGTCGCGGCCGGCCGCAAGAACCGGCTGCACCTGGAGGTCTCCGGCACCGAGGCCAGCTTCGGCTTCGACCAGGAGGACCCGGAGCGGCTGTGGGTCGGCCGCCGCGCGGGCAGCACCGTGCTGATGCGCGACCCGGGCACGCTCTCGCCCGGCGCGGCCCGCTACGCCCGCCTGCCCGCCGGGCACGCGCAGGGCTACCAGGACTGCTTCGACGCCTTCGTCGCCGACACCTACCGGGCCGTGCTGGGCGAGGAGCCCGCCGACGGCCTGCCCACCTTCGCCGACGGCCTGCGCGCGGTGCGGATCACCGACGCCGTCCTGCGGTCCGCGGCGGCCGGCGGGGCGTGGACGGAGGTGCCGGCGTGA
- a CDS encoding ROK family transcriptional regulator: MYEHFTTSAAGSPGQLLGLLLDGTPRTRAELTAQTGLARSTVRARLDALLDLGLVSDRPGGVSTGGRPAGRFAFNARSRAVLAADLGATHATVAVTDLNGAVLARRPLRIAIADGPDAVITCLVETWRELLADVPAVPLAGVGIGLPGPVEHSSGRPNHPPIMPGWDGVDVPERVFAEFGVPVLVDNEVNLMALGEHARSFPDADHMIVVKVATGIGSGFISNGVLHRGAVGAAGDLGHVLAPHGGDTPCHCGNTGCLEAVAGGPAIAAALRAKGIEAHSNADVVALVRSGNLEASHAVRQAGRDIGDVLAGCVSMFNPSLIVIGGALAAAGEMLLAGVRESIYRRSLPLATGNLRIVPSQAGEDAGVLGAAVMVVQHALSPVVVDSQLP, encoded by the coding sequence GTGTACGAGCACTTCACGACGTCGGCGGCGGGCTCGCCGGGGCAACTCCTCGGTCTGCTCCTCGACGGAACACCCCGCACCCGCGCCGAGCTGACCGCCCAGACCGGGCTGGCCCGCTCGACCGTCCGCGCCCGCCTGGACGCCCTGCTGGACCTCGGTCTGGTCAGCGACCGGCCGGGCGGGGTGTCCACCGGCGGGCGGCCGGCGGGCCGGTTCGCGTTCAACGCCCGCTCCCGCGCGGTGCTCGCGGCCGACCTGGGCGCGACCCACGCGACCGTCGCCGTCACCGACCTCAACGGCGCGGTGCTCGCGCGGCGGCCGTTGCGCATCGCGATCGCCGACGGGCCGGACGCCGTGATCACCTGCCTGGTCGAGACCTGGCGGGAACTGCTGGCGGACGTGCCGGCCGTGCCGCTGGCCGGGGTGGGGATCGGGTTGCCGGGACCGGTGGAGCACTCGTCGGGTCGGCCCAACCACCCGCCGATCATGCCCGGCTGGGACGGCGTCGACGTGCCCGAGCGCGTCTTCGCCGAGTTCGGCGTGCCCGTGCTGGTGGACAACGAGGTCAACCTGATGGCGCTGGGCGAGCACGCCCGGTCGTTCCCCGACGCCGACCACATGATCGTGGTCAAGGTCGCCACCGGCATCGGGTCCGGGTTCATCAGCAACGGCGTGCTGCACCGGGGCGCGGTCGGCGCGGCGGGCGACCTGGGGCACGTGCTCGCGCCGCACGGCGGCGACACGCCTTGCCACTGCGGCAACACCGGCTGCCTGGAGGCCGTCGCGGGCGGGCCGGCGATCGCGGCGGCGTTGCGCGCCAAGGGGATCGAGGCGCACAGCAACGCCGACGTGGTCGCGCTGGTGCGGTCGGGCAACCTGGAGGCCAGCCACGCCGTGAGGCAGGCCGGGCGCGACATCGGGGACGTGCTGGCGGGCTGCGTGAGCATGTTCAACCCGTCGCTGATCGTCATCGGCGGGGCCCTGGCGGCGGCCGGCGAGATGCTGCTGGCCGGCGTGCGCGAGTCGATCTACCGCCGATCCCTGCCGCTGGCGACCGGGAACCTGCGGATCGTGCCGTCGCAGGCGGGCGAGGACGCGGGCGTGCTCGGCGCGGCGGTCATGGTGGTGCAGCACGCCCTGTCCCCGGTCGTGGTGGACAGCCAACTCCCCTGA
- a CDS encoding polyprenyl synthetase family protein, producing MATPVTGTRTAQAVLAWSRDLVRPPLLLAVQGLPASVRHIAGYHLGWWDRHGRPARASSGKSVRPALALLAAQSCGAPARSALPAAVAVELAHNFSLLHDDVLDQDTTRRHRPTAWSVFGTAAAILTGDALLALASGVLARSVFPATADDLSAAVLALVDGEQADLSFETRDDVDLAECVAMVEHKTAPLLAAACALGGVFGGASPEVVGHLRAFGESLGVAYQHVDDLLGIWGDPSTTGKPAHGDLLRRKKSLPVVAALTSGTPAGAELASLYRSDDADPVRLAALVEQAGGREWSESEASRLLAEALDHLAATDPTPRAAAELTALAHLIVRRTC from the coding sequence ATGGCCACACCTGTCACCGGCACGCGCACCGCGCAGGCCGTCCTCGCGTGGAGCCGCGACCTGGTGCGGCCACCGCTGCTGCTCGCGGTGCAGGGGCTTCCGGCCTCCGTCCGCCACATCGCCGGCTACCACCTGGGCTGGTGGGACCGCCACGGCCGCCCGGCGCGGGCGTCGTCGGGCAAGTCCGTCCGCCCTGCCCTGGCGTTGCTCGCGGCACAGTCCTGCGGCGCCCCGGCCCGGTCGGCGCTCCCCGCCGCCGTGGCGGTCGAGTTGGCGCACAACTTCTCCCTGCTGCACGACGACGTCCTGGACCAGGACACCACCCGCCGCCACCGCCCCACCGCGTGGTCCGTGTTCGGCACGGCGGCGGCCATCCTGACCGGTGACGCGTTGCTGGCCCTGGCTTCCGGCGTCCTGGCGAGGTCCGTGTTCCCGGCCACGGCCGACGACCTGTCGGCCGCCGTGCTGGCGCTGGTGGACGGCGAGCAGGCGGACCTGTCCTTCGAGACCCGCGACGACGTGGACCTCGCCGAATGCGTCGCCATGGTCGAGCACAAGACCGCTCCCCTGCTCGCGGCGGCTTGCGCGCTGGGCGGGGTGTTCGGCGGGGCGTCCCCGGAGGTCGTGGGACACCTGCGGGCCTTCGGCGAGTCGCTGGGCGTGGCCTACCAGCACGTGGACGACCTGCTGGGCATCTGGGGCGACCCGTCCACCACCGGCAAGCCCGCGCACGGAGACTTGTTGCGCCGCAAGAAGTCCCTGCCCGTGGTCGCGGCGCTGACCTCCGGGACTCCCGCCGGGGCCGAGTTGGCTTCGCTCTACCGAAGCGACGACGCCGACCCCGTGCGGCTGGCTGCGTTGGTCGAGCAGGCGGGCGGCCGGGAGTGGAGCGAGTCGGAGGCCTCGCGCTTGCTGGCCGAAGCACTTGACCACTTGGCTGCGACCGATCCCACGCCACGCGCCGCCGCCGAACTGACCGCCTTGGCCCACCTGATCGTCCGCCGCACCTGCTGA
- a CDS encoding ThuA domain-containing protein has product MLTPTASAHPEGFHVLLFSKTAAGAYRHDSIPAGIAMFEQLASERQWELTKSEDSTVFNDATLATFDVIVMLQTSGMVWDTDAQRAAMQTYVRNGGGVVAIHNATDMNIEAQFPWWDQFLGMTMTAHSAILQGTAKVADKKHPSGVGLPDRWVRTEEWYNFNRSARGDVHVLVTADETTYDAGGSKMGYDHPISWCRNYEGGRLWATAMGHQSSSYSEPLFKSHIAGGVETAGAKVAADCGPTVWSSFEKVALDETTIAPGAVDVAPDGRAFFTEYGGKLKIYKPDTRTTVTAATLNVYGSGQNSEDGLTGLALDPNFATNRYVYLAYSPGTTTEQIGRISRFTMNGDTLDTASEKVLLTYPMWRENEPGHTGGYLAFGPGGNLYVGVGDDTNPFASDGYAPIDERAGRKWWDAQGTAANTNDLRGKILRIHPESDGTYTIPSGNMFAPGTAKTRPEIYAMGFRNPFRFSVHPTTGAIYVADYGPDAGADNANRGPGGLVEWNIVKSPGNYGWPYCIGNNTPFNDYDFATGTSGAKFNCSAPTNNSPNNTGLTTLPAARAADVWYGNSAAEGFKFPELGNGGEAPMAFPIYQYNANNPSQTKFPAYYDGVPFMGEWARNRIWEFRPDSSGNLLKINDFLSNQSFSSPMDMKFGPDGSMYLLTWGSGWDDNVHLPGAGLWRIDYNAGERSPIAQASANPSSGGTPLTVAFSSAGSRDPEGGALTYKWTFGDGGTSTAANPSHTYNTRGTFNVQLTVTDPTGKTGTANLTVTSGNTAPTVKFNGPADGGMFEWGDNLPYSLTVTDPEDGTIDCARVVTQGNIGHDSHKHPLGNPINGCSGSVSAVADTEHQNGNAHIIISSEYADNGATGLPSLKGGANVVLQPKHKQAEYFNGSSGVRVVSQSGAESGARIGDISNNDWISFKPVSFTGIDQVSFKVSSPSGGGSIELRAGSPTGTLIASAPVTSTGGWDNYVSLPAVPVTRPAGTVELFVVFKTSTGNNFDLDSITYIGPGIGGGGAVAKQIVGAQSNKCVDVNNGATADGTKVQLWTCGSGNNQKWTQVGSTFQSLSKCLDVNEGSQADGALVQLWTCNGTPAQNWSVQSDGSLRNGTKCLDAYGGATADGTQLIIWTCHGGPNQKWTLR; this is encoded by the coding sequence GTGCTCACGCCGACCGCGTCCGCCCACCCGGAGGGCTTCCACGTCCTGCTGTTCAGCAAGACCGCCGCCGGCGCGTACCGCCACGACTCGATCCCGGCGGGCATCGCGATGTTCGAGCAACTGGCGTCCGAACGCCAGTGGGAGTTGACCAAGAGCGAGGACTCGACGGTCTTCAACGACGCCACGCTGGCCACGTTCGACGTCATCGTGATGCTCCAGACGTCGGGCATGGTCTGGGACACCGACGCGCAGCGCGCCGCCATGCAGACCTACGTGCGCAACGGCGGCGGTGTGGTCGCGATCCACAACGCCACGGACATGAACATCGAGGCGCAGTTCCCGTGGTGGGACCAGTTCCTGGGCATGACCATGACCGCGCACTCGGCGATCCTGCAGGGCACGGCGAAGGTGGCGGACAAGAAGCACCCGTCCGGCGTCGGTCTGCCGGACCGCTGGGTGCGCACGGAGGAGTGGTACAACTTCAACCGCTCCGCGCGCGGTGACGTTCACGTGCTGGTGACCGCCGACGAGACCACGTACGACGCGGGCGGCTCCAAGATGGGCTACGACCACCCGATCTCGTGGTGCCGCAACTACGAGGGCGGCCGGTTGTGGGCGACCGCGATGGGCCACCAGTCCTCCAGCTACTCCGAGCCGCTGTTCAAGTCCCACATCGCCGGTGGCGTGGAGACGGCGGGTGCCAAGGTCGCCGCCGACTGCGGACCCACGGTGTGGAGCAGCTTCGAGAAGGTCGCGCTGGACGAGACGACGATCGCGCCCGGCGCGGTGGACGTGGCCCCGGACGGGCGCGCGTTCTTCACCGAGTACGGCGGCAAGCTGAAGATCTACAAGCCGGACACCCGCACCACGGTGACCGCCGCGACCCTGAACGTCTACGGCAGCGGCCAGAACTCCGAGGACGGCCTGACGGGTCTGGCGCTGGACCCGAACTTCGCCACCAACCGGTACGTCTACCTGGCGTACTCGCCGGGCACGACGACCGAGCAGATCGGGCGGATCTCGCGGTTCACCATGAACGGCGACACCCTCGACACGGCCAGTGAGAAGGTCCTGCTGACCTACCCGATGTGGCGGGAGAACGAGCCCGGCCACACCGGCGGCTACCTGGCGTTCGGTCCGGGCGGCAACCTCTACGTCGGCGTCGGCGACGACACGAACCCGTTCGCCTCGGACGGCTACGCGCCGATCGACGAGCGCGCCGGCCGCAAGTGGTGGGACGCCCAGGGCACCGCGGCCAACACCAACGACCTGCGGGGCAAGATCCTGCGCATCCACCCGGAGTCGGACGGGACCTACACCATCCCTTCGGGCAACATGTTCGCCCCCGGTACGGCCAAGACCCGGCCGGAGATCTACGCGATGGGCTTCCGCAACCCGTTCCGCTTCAGCGTGCACCCGACCACGGGCGCGATCTACGTGGCCGACTACGGCCCGGACGCCGGCGCGGACAACGCCAACCGCGGGCCGGGTGGCCTGGTGGAGTGGAACATCGTGAAGTCGCCGGGCAACTACGGCTGGCCGTACTGCATCGGCAACAACACGCCGTTCAACGACTACGACTTCGCCACGGGCACCTCGGGCGCGAAGTTCAACTGCTCGGCACCCACCAACAACTCGCCCAACAACACCGGCCTGACCACGCTGCCGGCCGCGCGGGCGGCGGACGTCTGGTACGGCAACAGCGCGGCCGAGGGCTTCAAGTTCCCGGAGCTGGGCAACGGCGGCGAGGCCCCGATGGCGTTCCCGATCTACCAGTACAACGCCAACAACCCGTCGCAGACGAAGTTCCCGGCCTACTACGACGGCGTGCCGTTCATGGGCGAGTGGGCCCGCAACCGGATCTGGGAGTTCCGGCCGGACTCGAGCGGGAACCTGCTGAAGATCAACGACTTCCTGTCGAACCAGTCGTTCTCCTCGCCGATGGACATGAAGTTCGGCCCGGACGGCTCGATGTACCTGCTGACCTGGGGATCGGGCTGGGACGACAACGTCCACCTGCCCGGGGCCGGGTTGTGGCGCATCGACTACAACGCGGGCGAACGCAGCCCGATCGCCCAGGCCTCGGCGAACCCGTCGTCGGGCGGGACGCCGTTGACGGTGGCGTTCTCCAGCGCGGGTTCCCGTGACCCGGAGGGCGGCGCGCTGACCTACAAGTGGACCTTCGGCGACGGCGGCACCTCCACCGCCGCCAACCCCTCGCACACCTACAACACGCGCGGCACGTTCAACGTGCAGCTGACCGTGACCGACCCGACCGGCAAGACCGGAACGGCCAACCTCACGGTGACCTCCGGCAACACCGCGCCCACGGTGAAGTTCAACGGCCCGGCGGACGGCGGCATGTTCGAGTGGGGCGACAACCTGCCCTACTCGCTGACCGTCACCGACCCGGAGGACGGCACGATCGACTGCGCCCGCGTGGTGACGCAAGGCAACATCGGCCACGACTCGCACAAGCACCCGCTGGGCAACCCGATCAACGGCTGTTCCGGGAGCGTGTCGGCGGTCGCGGACACCGAGCACCAGAACGGCAACGCGCACATCATCATCTCGTCGGAGTACGCCGACAACGGTGCGACCGGCTTGCCTTCGCTCAAGGGCGGCGCGAACGTCGTGTTGCAGCCCAAGCACAAGCAGGCGGAGTACTTCAACGGGTCTTCCGGTGTGCGGGTGGTGTCCCAGTCCGGTGCCGAGTCGGGCGCGCGGATCGGTGACATCTCCAACAACGACTGGATCTCGTTCAAGCCCGTGAGCTTCACGGGGATCGACCAGGTGTCGTTCAAGGTCTCGTCGCCGTCCGGCGGCGGCTCGATCGAGCTGCGCGCCGGGTCGCCGACCGGGACCCTGATCGCGTCGGCACCGGTGACGTCGACCGGTGGCTGGGACAACTACGTGTCGCTGCCTGCTGTCCCCGTCACGCGGCCGGCTGGGACCGTGGAGTTGTTCGTGGTCTTCAAGACCTCGACCGGCAACAACTTCGACCTCGACTCGATCACTTACATCGGGCCGGGCATCGGCGGCGGCGGTGCGGTGGCCAAGCAGATCGTCGGCGCGCAGAGCAACAAGTGCGTCGACGTGAACAACGGCGCCACGGCCGATGGCACCAAGGTGCAGCTGTGGACGTGTGGCAGCGGCAACAACCAGAAGTGGACGCAGGTCGGGTCCACGTTCCAGTCGTTGAGCAAGTGCCTGGACGTGAACGAGGGCAGCCAGGCGGACGGAGCCCTGGTGCAGTTGTGGACGTGCAACGGGACGCCGGCGCAGAACTGGTCCGTGCAGTCGGACGGGTCGCTGCGCAACGGCACCAAGTGCCTGGACGCCTACGGCGGCGCGACGGCCGACGGGACGCAGCTGATCATCTGGACGTGCCACGGCGGCCCGAACCAGAAGTGGACGCTGAGGTAG
- a CDS encoding sugar phosphate isomerase/epimerase family protein — protein MWDIGVNTWVWTSPLTDERLAELAPWVREQGFDVIELPVEQPGDWDPHRAADLLAELGLKATVCLVMPPGRELVDADTVAETQDYLRHVVDVAAVVGSPVAAGPAYSSVGRTWRIDDRAKLYAQLRENLAPVVEYAASTNVKIAVEPLNRYETSLVNTVEQALEALAGLPDEGCGLALDVYHLNIEETSPVTAILAAGARTAHVQVCANDRGTPGRDHHDWPGILRALAETGYRGPLCIESFTPDNASIATAASIWRPLAESPNALAADGLAFLRGATAAFTR, from the coding sequence ATGTGGGACATCGGCGTCAACACGTGGGTATGGACCTCCCCGCTGACCGACGAGCGGCTCGCCGAGCTGGCCCCGTGGGTGCGGGAGCAGGGCTTCGACGTCATCGAGCTGCCCGTGGAGCAGCCCGGCGACTGGGACCCGCACCGCGCGGCGGACCTGCTGGCGGAGCTGGGCCTGAAGGCGACCGTCTGCCTGGTGATGCCGCCGGGCCGCGAGCTGGTCGACGCCGACACCGTCGCCGAGACGCAGGACTACCTGCGGCACGTGGTGGACGTGGCCGCGGTCGTCGGCAGTCCCGTGGCGGCCGGGCCGGCGTACAGCTCGGTCGGCCGGACCTGGCGCATCGACGACCGCGCCAAGCTCTACGCGCAGCTGCGCGAGAACCTGGCACCCGTGGTCGAATACGCGGCCTCCACCAACGTCAAGATCGCCGTCGAGCCGCTCAACCGCTACGAGACCAGCCTGGTCAACACCGTCGAGCAGGCCCTGGAAGCGCTCGCCGGCCTGCCCGACGAAGGCTGCGGCCTGGCGCTGGACGTCTACCACCTCAACATCGAGGAAACCTCCCCGGTCACGGCGATCCTCGCCGCCGGCGCGCGCACCGCCCACGTCCAGGTCTGCGCCAACGACCGCGGCACGCCCGGCCGTGACCACCACGACTGGCCCGGCATCCTGCGCGCCCTCGCCGAGACCGGCTACCGCGGCCCGCTGTGCATCGAGTCCTTCACCCCGGACAACGCCTCCATCGCCACCGCCGCCTCCATCTGGCGGCCGCTGGCCGAGTCGCCGAACGCCCTCGCCGCCGACGGCCTGGCTTTCCTGCGCGGCGCCACCGCCGCCTTCACCCGCTGA
- a CDS encoding ROK family transcriptional regulator: protein MESAPTVDAASPAALLRLLMDGRPRTRADIVAETGLARSTVRARLDLLMAAGLVSDIGDDVSTGGRPASRFAFHAGARQVLAADVGATHATVAVADLGCRLLAVEQIELDIADGPTVILPLLVKAWRELLPEGGAPVAGVGIGLPGPVEHSTGRPNNPPIMPGWDGFDVPGLVAAELGVPVLVDNEVNLMALGEHTTAFPEAEHMIVVKVATGIGSGLISNGVLHRGAVGAAGDLGHIQAPHGGDVLCRCGNTGCLEAVASGPAMAARLREQGVDATTTADVVRLVRAGSLEAGQVVRQAGRDIGEVLAACVSMFNPSLVVVGGLVAQAGEMLLAGVRESVYRRSLPLATENLRIVASKAGPEAGVLGAAAMVAKHALSPEVLDVQLAS, encoded by the coding sequence ATGGAGAGTGCCCCGACCGTCGACGCCGCCTCGCCCGCGGCCCTGCTGCGCCTGCTGATGGACGGCAGGCCGCGCACGCGTGCGGACATCGTGGCCGAGACCGGCCTGGCCCGCTCGACCGTCCGCGCCCGCCTGGACCTGCTGATGGCCGCCGGCCTGGTCAGCGACATCGGCGACGACGTGTCCACCGGCGGCAGGCCCGCCAGCCGGTTCGCCTTCCACGCCGGCGCGCGGCAGGTGCTGGCCGCCGACGTGGGCGCCACCCACGCCACGGTCGCCGTCGCCGACCTCGGGTGCCGGCTGCTGGCGGTGGAGCAGATCGAGCTGGACATCGCCGACGGCCCGACGGTCATCCTGCCGCTGCTGGTCAAGGCGTGGCGGGAGCTGCTGCCCGAGGGCGGCGCGCCGGTCGCGGGCGTGGGCATCGGCCTGCCCGGCCCGGTCGAGCACTCCACCGGCCGGCCCAACAACCCGCCGATAATGCCGGGCTGGGACGGCTTCGACGTGCCGGGCCTGGTCGCCGCCGAACTGGGCGTGCCGGTGCTGGTGGACAACGAAGTGAACTTGATGGCCCTGGGCGAGCACACCACGGCGTTCCCCGAGGCCGAGCACATGATCGTGGTCAAGGTCGCCACCGGCATCGGGTCGGGTCTGATCAGCAACGGCGTGCTGCACCGGGGCGCGGTCGGCGCGGCGGGCGACCTCGGGCACATCCAGGCACCGCACGGCGGGGACGTGCTGTGCCGGTGCGGCAACACCGGCTGCCTGGAGGCCGTGGCCAGCGGCCCGGCGATGGCGGCCAGGCTGCGCGAGCAGGGCGTGGACGCGACGACGACGGCCGACGTGGTGCGGCTGGTGCGCGCGGGCAGCCTGGAGGCCGGGCAGGTGGTCCGGCAGGCCGGGCGGGACATCGGCGAGGTGCTGGCGGCCTGCGTGAGCATGTTCAACCCGTCGCTGGTCGTGGTGGGCGGGCTGGTCGCCCAGGCGGGGGAGATGCTGCTGGCCGGGGTGCGCGAGTCGGTCTACCGCCGTTCCCTCCCGCTCGCCACGGAGAACCTGCGGATCGTGGCGTCCAAGGCCGGGCCGGAGGCGGGTGTGCTCGGCGCGGCGGCGATGGTGGCCAAGCACGCGCTGTCGCCCGAGGTGCTGGACGTCCAACTGGCGAGCTGA